In the genome of Lysobacter sp. BMK333-48F3, the window CGCGACTGGCCGCCTGTTCGCCGGCCTGCAGGGTGCCCGACACCGCCCGCGACAAGCCCACGTACAACACCTGGGCGCGATGGCCGAGCAGGAAGTCGAAACAGCGGCGGAAGTCGCCCGGCGGCGGCTGACTGGTGCGTGGCAGATCGGCGCTGACCGCCATCCGGCGGTAGAACTCGGCGGTGCTCAGCGCGGTCTTGTCCAGGTAGTCGCGGCCGTCGATCGACACCCGCACCGGCACCACCTGCAGCGCCAGGCGCTCGGCCAGTTCGTCCGGCAGGTCGGCGGCGCTGTCGGTGACCACCGCCACGCGCTGGCTGCGCTCGACGCTGCGCTGTTGCTGCAGCATGTCGTCGGCCTTCATCGCCTCGACCCCGCCGTGGCCGGCGCAGGCGTCGAACAGGCGTTGCGGCGCGCCGACATGGGCATGCACGCGCAGTCGCTCGCCGCCGCCGGCCAGCACCACCGAATCGGCGCCCAGCGCCTCCAATTGGGCGACCAGGACGGCGCGGTCCATGGCCTCGCCGATCAGCAGACATTCGCAGCACCAACGCCGCTGCGGATCGACCGCCTCGTGCACCGCCGGTACCGCCGCGGCATGCCCGGCGCAGGCGTCGTTGGCGGCGCCGCCGGCGCCGCGCATGCGCAACGCACGCGGGCCGCCGTCGACGAATTCGGCGATGCCCTCGAGCAGGTCGACGAAGCCGCGCGCACCGGCGTCGACCACCCCGGCCCGCTGCAGCAACGCCAGTTGCTGCGGCGTCCTGGCCAGGGCGACGCGGGCCCGCTCCAGCGCCGCGGCGAAACCGGCGCGCGGATCGCCGTCGCTGGCCTGGGCCGCCTCGTCGAGCGCATCGGCGAAGGCGTTGATGACGCTGAGGATGGTGCCTTCGACCGGATGGGCGAGCGCCGCGCGCGCCTGCTCGGCGCCGTGCCGGACCGCGCCGGCCAGGGCGGCGGCGTCGAGTTCGGGCTGGGCGCGGGCGTACTCCGCGACCCCGTACAGGAACTGGGCTAGGATCGCGCCGGAGTTGCCGCGCGCGCCGTCGACCGCGTCGTCGCCGACGCGCTGCAGCAGTTCGCCGATATGCCGGCTGCGCCGGCTCAGCGCCCCGTTCAGCAGGCTGCCGAGGGTGTGGGCGAGGTTGTTGCCGGTGTCGCCGTCGGCGACCGGGAACACGTTGATCCGGTTGAGCCGGTCGCGCCCGGCGATGACCCGGCGCGCACCGGCGATCAGGGCCCGGCGCAGGGCCGGTGCGGTCAGCGGCGGGCGGGCGGTGGGCATGGCGCGAGTCTCGCCCAAACCCGCGCCGGCGCTTGCTGCGGCGCAGCACGCGCGCCGTCGGTCGCCCACCGCCGAAGGGCCGCCGACGCGGTCCTGGTTTCGCGCTATAGTCGGCAATCTCCCGAGGCCGGACGCCGGCCGGGACGACCTCCAAGGGATTCCGCCATGTTACGGATCTGCCTGTGCCTGCTGTTCGCCTTCGCCAGCGCGACCCTGGCCGTTGCGGAGGTCGGTGCGCGCGAGGTCAACAAGCTCAGCCCCAACGACGCCTGCTCCAGCAACGCCAGCGCGCAGCGCAAGGACGCCGCGGCGCGCCCGAGCTCGCGCAACGCCGCGCCGGCCACCGCGCGCGACACCAAGGCCAAGCCCAGCGTGCACAGCGACTCGGAGAGCAACAACCGCCTGCAGTCGCCGCGCTGGCACAATTTCCTGCCGGGCATGTTCCGCTGATTCGCTGACGGTTCGCGCTTGTTCGAGTTCCTGCGCCGGTTGCGGCGCCCGCCCCGCCCCATCGACGACGCCCTGTGGCGCGACACGGTCGCGGCCTTGCCATGGGCGCAGGCGCTGGATCCGGCCCGGCAACAGCGCCTGGGCGAACTCGCCGCGCGCTTCCTGCACGAGAAAACCATCAGCCCGATCGGCGAATTGAGCCTGGACGAGTCGCAACGCGCCCGGCTCGCCGCGCTGTGCTGCCTGCCCCTGCTCGAGTTCGGCGAGGAAGGCCTTCGCGGCTGGTCGCAGCTGATCGTCTATCCCGATGCGTTCCGGGTGAACCGCAGTCACACCGACGCCGCCGGCGTGCTGCACGAGTGGCAGGACGAGTTGATCGGCGAGGCCTGGGAACAGGGGCCGCTGATCCTGTCCTGGGCCGACGTCGCCGCCGACTGCGAGGATCCGCGCGCCGGCTACTGCGTCGCCGCGCACGAGATGGCGCATAAGCTCGACGTGCTCGACGGCCTGCTCGACGGCACTCCGCCGCTGCCGCGCGCCTGGCAGCGACAGTGGGCGCGCGATTTCCAGCGCGCCTACG includes:
- a CDS encoding DegV family protein, which encodes MPTARPPLTAPALRRALIAGARRVIAGRDRLNRINVFPVADGDTGNNLAHTLGSLLNGALSRRSRHIGELLQRVGDDAVDGARGNSGAILAQFLYGVAEYARAQPELDAAALAGAVRHGAEQARAALAHPVEGTILSVINAFADALDEAAQASDGDPRAGFAAALERARVALARTPQQLALLQRAGVVDAGARGFVDLLEGIAEFVDGGPRALRMRGAGGAANDACAGHAAAVPAVHEAVDPQRRWCCECLLIGEAMDRAVLVAQLEALGADSVVLAGGGERLRVHAHVGAPQRLFDACAGHGGVEAMKADDMLQQQRSVERSQRVAVVTDSAADLPDELAERLALQVVPVRVSIDGRDYLDKTALSTAEFYRRMAVSADLPRTSQPPPGDFRRCFDFLLGHRAQVLYVGLSRAVSGTLQAGEQAASRADPQRVRVFDSLNAAGGQALLAWRAAELAEAGWDTAAIVSELERLRPATRTWAMARDIRHAVRGGRIPAWAGALVRWTGLTPVAAMRADGRLGVRTGLFARAGAAQALARYVVRQLPAGERWRAIVGHCDARADGERLLAELRRRLALSEAWLVETGPALGAHAGRGALLVSLQPAPAADV
- a CDS encoding M90 family metallopeptidase, whose amino-acid sequence is MDDALWRDTVAALPWAQALDPARQQRLGELAARFLHEKTISPIGELSLDESQRARLAALCCLPLLEFGEEGLRGWSQLIVYPDAFRVNRSHTDAAGVLHEWQDELIGEAWEQGPLILSWADVAADCEDPRAGYCVAAHEMAHKLDVLDGLLDGTPPLPRAWQRQWARDFQRAYDAFVQEVDAGRETAIDAYAAEAPEEFFAVATEYHFSDPQLLRAEMPEVAAHLERLYGPSPFA